In the genome of Ammoniphilus sp. CFH 90114, the window ATTGCCCAGGTCCTACCAGAAGATGTTGCTCGAAATAGCAAAGGAGTACATCGATGCTGGCAAGGTTCAAGGAATAAGGTTCTCGACTCGACCTGATTATATCGCTGACCATATTATGGAGTTTCTTCTACCCTATGGTGTAACCACCATTGAATTAGGAACACAATCTCTCAATGATACGGTGTTGGAGCTTTCGCAGAGAGGTCATACGTCTGCTCAGGTGGAGAAAGCAGTCAAAACGATTAGGAAGTATCCAGGGGTTCAAGTCGGTTTGCAGTTGTTGCCTGGCTTGCCCGGGGATACTGCAGAAATTGCACTCGAGACCACAAGACAAGCGATTTCTTTGCAACCAGATTTTGTCCGGATTTATCCAGCCTTGGTTATTGCCGGTACGGAATTGGAATGGCAGTATCGGACGAAGCAGTATACACCACTTCGTCTCGAAGAGGCAATAGACATGGTAGCAGATATGTGGATCTTATTTATGAAAGCAAACATTCCTGTTATCCGAATCGGATTGCATTCTTCGGAGGATTTACGTTCTGAAGGGACAATTATAGCAGGACCATTTCATCCATCCTTTCGTCAATTGGTAGAGGCGGAGCTTTTTCGTAGGCTGTTGAGTGAAGTGGCAAAAGCTCAGCAAGCTGATCTAAAGGAAGTACGCATTCATCCAGCAGATGAAACAGCTGTAAGAGGAAGTCAGGGACGTAATTGGAAGGGATTTCTTGAAGCATGCAAGCCTTCATCTCCACAGCTTGTCCTAGACCGCTCTCTGCCTCGCCATGAAATCGAGTGTATTTGGAAGCAAGAAGACATAAGTAAATATCAGTTATCCTCCTTAGAATCCAGTTGACCAATAGACTGGATTCTTTGTCTTCTTATGGTTATGGCTAAAGTATGATAAAATAGTCAGGTCCACACATAGAAAACATCATGAAGTTTACATACATTGGGGTAGGGGGAAGGGACATGTACTTAAAACGCCTAGAATTAATAGGCTTTAAATCCTTTGCCAACCGGACAGAGCTGGAGTTTGTACCAGGAGTAACGGCTGTCGTAGGACCAAATGGAAGCGGAAAAAGTAATATATCCGATTCGATTCGTTGGGTACTAGGAGAGCAGAGTGCAAAATCTCTTCGGGGAAGTAAAATGGAAGATATTATTTTTGCCGGGAGCGATGCCCGTAAACCAGTTAATTATTGTGAAGTATCCTTGACACTAGATAATTCCGATCATACTTTAAAGATTGATTATAGTGAAGTGACGATTAGTCGTAGGGTATATCGTTCGGGTGAAAGTGAGTATTACATCAATAAGCAATCCTGCCGTCTCAGAGATATTATTGAGTTATTTATGGATACGGGAGTAGGGAAGGAAGCTTACTCTATTATTGGACAAGGACGAATCGAGGAAATCTTAAGCACAAAATCAGAAGACCGCCGAGGAATCATTGAGGAAGCGGCAGGAATAGTTAAATATAAAGCACGCAAGAAGGAAGCAGAAAAGAAATTAGATGAAACAGAAGCTAATCTGGTGAGAATTACAGATATTATTTCAGAGATCTCTGACCAAATTGAACCATTACAAGAACAGGCGAATAAAGCCAAGCATTTTCTGTCGCTCAAAAAACAGCTTAAGGAGCAGGAAATAGGGCTTTATGTTCACCAAATTGAAAACGTTAATTTGCTCTGGAATGAAACAAAAAAACAAGTATTACAATTTAAAGAACAGCATGCCGTAAAGTCATCAGAATTAAGTGCACTCGATGCAGAACTATCTAGCTGGCGATGGAAAATGAGTGAACAGGATGAATTGCTTGAACAATGGCAAGTAAAGCTTCTTCATGTCAGTGAGGAAGTAGAAAAAACGGAAGGAAAAAGAGAAGTTCTCCGCGAACGGAAAAAGAATGTTAGAGAAAATCATAAATTAGCTGTAGAAAAACAAAGCCAACTCAAAGGCCGCATCGAAGAATTAAACAAACAAGCAGAGAAGGAAGATCAGCGGCTTAAAGAACTGCATACTGAATGGGAAAGTGTAGAGCAACAACTTAAAGCTCAAGAAGGGTTGTTAGGAGAGGTAACAAAGGGATTAGCGACAGATGTAGAACAGCTAAAAAGTGACTATATTGAACTTCTAAATCAGGTCGCTTCCAGCAAAAATGATCTACGACACTGTGAACAAGCGATTGAGCAGTCCCTAAGGAAGCGAGAGAAGTTAAAGGAGCAGCTAGAGATTTTGGATCGTATGCAATCTGAGGTTAACTCGAAGAAAGAAGAAGCACAGAAACAACTCCATCAGACAGCTACAGCTATCGATCAATGTCTAAGCGCCTACAAACAAGGGGTACAAAAGTATAAGGAAAAGCAAAACCTCAAAGAGGAGCAGTCAATTTCCCTTCGCAAACTTGAGCAAAAAATGGACTCCTTGTCTTCACGAAGAGACGTGCTGCAAGAAATGCAATCAGCCTTTACAGGCTTTATGCAGGGGGTCAAGGAAATTTTGAAAGCAAGAGAAAATGGATTTCCTGGTATCCAAGGAGCGATTGCTGAACTTCTTTCTGTCCCTTCACAATACGAGACGGCTTTAGAGGTTGCGTTAGGTGGGTCTTTGCAGCATGTCGTAGTGGATAATGAGGCTGCGGGGAGAAAAGCCATCCAGTGGTTAAAAGAGAAACGTCTGGGTCGAGCTACATTTCTTCCTCTTGATGTCATTCGCTCAAGACGTGTAAGTCGACAGGATGAAACCCAACTTCTTCAATTGAAAGGGATTGTGGGGGTAGCATCCGACCTCGTTCAATGTGAGGAGAAGTATCAACATATCAGTGAGAACTTGCTTGGTTCTGTCATCGTAACGGAAACTCTCGAGCAGGCCAACCAAGCGGCTAGAAAAACAGGATACAGATATCGCTTTGTGACGTTAGACGGAGATGTAGTTAACCCTGGAGGGGCGATGACTGGGGGTACTGTACAACAAAAAAGCACCAATCTCCTAGGACGCTCGCGACAATTAGAAGAACTAGAACAAGCCCTGCAAACTACGACAGAAGAGAAACAGACCCTAGTCCTTGCGTTAGCGAAACTTAATCAAGAATTAACTGACATGGGACAAGAGCAAGAACAGCAACGTTTACAGGGAGAACAATATCGCCTGCAAGAGCAGGAAGCTAAAGGCCGATTAAGCCAAATTGATATGGAAGCCCAAAACTATAGTGAGCGCAAGAAAGTCCTAGATAACGAATGGAAAGCGGTCACGGAAGAAGAGAGGTTCCACCAGGAACGAAAACTAACGCTTGAGGAGCAATTAAGGACTTGGGCTGAGGAAGAAGGGGCTCTAAAGCAGCGGATTAGTGATATTGAGACACATCGCTCTCATTTGCAACATAGTAAAGAAGAGTATTCCAATGTCATTACGAATCTGAAGGTCAGATCCGCGGAGTTACGGAAGCAGAAGGAAGCGGTGAGTACAATTATTCAAAGGCTCAAAGAAGAGTCACAAACTCATCGTGCAGAATGGAATAATGGTGAAGAATATATTAAGAACCTTCAAGATTTGATGGAAGGAAACTTAGATAGCGAAGAACAGTTAGATCGGGTGATTCAACAGTTTCGAACGGAAAAAGAAGAGGTCGGTCAACAACTCCTTGTCCTTAAGCAAGAACGAGCGGAGACGATGCAGCAGATCGAAATCCTAGAAATTGAGACTAAGGGAAGCAGGAAACAAATTAAAGAATTAGAGGATCGTCTACATAAAGAAGAGATGAAAGCCGGTCGTTATGATGTAGAGTTGGACAATGTCCTTGCCAAGCTGCAAGAAGAGTACGAATTAACATATGAACTCGCTAAAGAAAGGTATGAGCTGCCAGTTGATCCACTAGCAACAGGAGAACTAGTGAATTCTTTAAAAAAGCAAATTCAGGGACTAGGATCCGTAAATTTAGGTGCTATTGAAGAATATGAACGGCAATCCGAGCGACTTCAATTTTTAACGGGACAAAGTAGTGATCTGGACGAAGCGAAACAAACGCTCTATAAGGTTATCGGGGATATTGAAGATGAGATGTCGAGGAGATTCCTAGAAACCTTTGAACAAATTCGTGGAGAGTTTCAACAGGTATTTACTCATCTTTTTGTTGGGGGAAGAGCAGATTTGCAACTCTCCGATCCTACTCAAATCTTAACAACGGGGATTGATATCGTTGCACAACCCCCTGGGAAAAAGTTGCAAAACTTAGCCCTTCTATCCGGTGGGGAGAAGGCTTTAACGGCCATTGCCCTTTTATTTGCTATTTTACGTGTAAAACCTGTTCCGTTCTGTGTACTTGATGAAGTAGAAGCAGCACTTGATGATGCGAATGTATATCGTTTTGCTGAATATTTACGTCAATTTAGCGGGCAAACTCAGTTTATTTGTGTCACTCACCGTAAAGGAACGATGGAGGGTGCAGATGTCTTATATGGTGTAACCATGCAAGAGTTTGGCGTTTCGAAACTCGTTTCGGTAAAATTAGAGGACAAGTCATTTATCTCAGAAACAGCCTAAGTAATCAGTGCGTGAAGGATAAAGGGGGCAAACTAATCATGAATTTTTTTAAAAAGTTAAAAGATACGATATCTCAAAAGACTGAGGAAGTTACCGTTAAATTTAAAGACGGCTTAACCAAGACGAGGGATGCCGTCGTAGGGAAAGTCGAAGACCTCGTGCGCCGTTACAAGAAAATCGATGAAGAGTTCTTCGAAGAATTAGAAGAGATTCTGATCTCTGCAGATGTCGGTGTGAACACGGTAATGGAGCTAGTCGATGATCTCCGCAAGGAAGTCAAAAAACAACGAATAGAAGATGCAGGACAGCTAAAGCCTCTTATCTCCGAAAAACTAGTGGGTCTTTTTAAAGAGAATACCGCAGACTATGGACTCCATATTCAAGAAGGACGTCTGAATATCATTATGTTTGTAGGGGTTAATGGAGTAGGGAAGACAACCACAATAGGCAAGATGGCTCATATGTTCAAACAACAAGGAAAAAAAGTCATTCTCGCAGCAGGGGATACGTTCCGTGCAGGGGCCATTGAGCAATTAGAAGTGTGGGGACAGCGTGTTGGAGTAGAGGTAGTGAAGCATCAAGCAGGGGCAGATCCAGCTGCAGTTGTCTATGATGGGATTGCTGCTGCTCGTTCAAGAGGAGCTGATATCCTATTATGTGACACAGCGGGTAGATTGCAGAATAAAGTCAACCTGATGGAAGAGTTGAATAAGGTTTACCGAGTGATTGCCCGGGAGATACCTGATGCTCCGCATGAAACCCTGCTGGTTCTAGACGCGACAACAGGACAGAATGCAATGAATCAAGCAAAAGCATTTGGTGAAGCTACCAAAGTATCGGGAATTGTACTTACTAAACTTGATGGAACCGCAAAAGGTGGAATTGTCATTGCTATCAGTAATGAGTTGAAAACTCCTGTAAAGTATGTAGGATTAGGTGAGAAAATGGATGATTTGCAGCCATTCGACCCTGAACAGTTTGTACATGCTTTGTTCACTGGGTTTATGGATGAGTCATCCGTAGAAGAAGAAACAAACGCGTAAAGTTTTTTTCTTGACAATCGATGTGCAAATGAGTAATATAGATTCCTGTAAGAGATTTTTAACCAATCCTTCAGCTTTGGGGGAATACAATGCTCGAGAAAACGAATCGGGTAAACCTATTATTCGACTTCTATGGTCCAATACTTAAGGATCGACAGAGGCAGTTCCTCGAGATGTACTATAGGGAAGATCTTACCTTGAGTGAAATTGCTGAAGTTATGGAAGTAACACGTCAAGCGGTGTACGACCAGGTGAAGCGAACGGAAATCGTTCTAGAACAATATGAAGACAAGCTCCAATTGTTGTCCCGATACCAAGAAAGGCAATCGAGAATCAATCGACTTCTAGATCTTCTAGATTCTGATCCGCCTGAATGGGACTCGGAGAACATTCGGACTTTAGTTAAGGAACTGGCTGAGTTGGAATGGAGTGAGGAGGCATAACATGGCCTTTGAAAGTTTAGCCAATCGACTGCAGGCAACCTTTGACAGGTTGCGAGGCAGAGGAAAAGTGACAGAAGACGATGTCAACGAGATGATGCGGGAAGTCCGCCTTGCCTTGTTGGAAGCAGATGTTAATTTTAAAGTAGTCAAGGAATTTGTTGCCAAAGTGAAGGAACGCGCCATTGGACAAGAGGTTCTTAAATCTTTGAGTCCAGGGCAACAAGTAATTAAAGTGGTGAACGATGAACTGACAGAGCTTATGGGCGGAACG includes:
- a CDS encoding elongator complex protein 3 → MIHRRIALFVPHQGCPKDCTFCNQSRITGQKREERLTQDQVRQTIEEHLTTIPVGAYVEIAYFGGSFTGLPRSYQKMLLEIAKEYIDAGKVQGIRFSTRPDYIADHIMEFLLPYGVTTIELGTQSLNDTVLELSQRGHTSAQVEKAVKTIRKYPGVQVGLQLLPGLPGDTAEIALETTRQAISLQPDFVRIYPALVIAGTELEWQYRTKQYTPLRLEEAIDMVADMWILFMKANIPVIRIGLHSSEDLRSEGTIIAGPFHPSFRQLVEAELFRRLLSEVAKAQQADLKEVRIHPADETAVRGSQGRNWKGFLEACKPSSPQLVLDRSLPRHEIECIWKQEDISKYQLSSLESS
- the smc gene encoding chromosome segregation protein SMC, translated to MYLKRLELIGFKSFANRTELEFVPGVTAVVGPNGSGKSNISDSIRWVLGEQSAKSLRGSKMEDIIFAGSDARKPVNYCEVSLTLDNSDHTLKIDYSEVTISRRVYRSGESEYYINKQSCRLRDIIELFMDTGVGKEAYSIIGQGRIEEILSTKSEDRRGIIEEAAGIVKYKARKKEAEKKLDETEANLVRITDIISEISDQIEPLQEQANKAKHFLSLKKQLKEQEIGLYVHQIENVNLLWNETKKQVLQFKEQHAVKSSELSALDAELSSWRWKMSEQDELLEQWQVKLLHVSEEVEKTEGKREVLRERKKNVRENHKLAVEKQSQLKGRIEELNKQAEKEDQRLKELHTEWESVEQQLKAQEGLLGEVTKGLATDVEQLKSDYIELLNQVASSKNDLRHCEQAIEQSLRKREKLKEQLEILDRMQSEVNSKKEEAQKQLHQTATAIDQCLSAYKQGVQKYKEKQNLKEEQSISLRKLEQKMDSLSSRRDVLQEMQSAFTGFMQGVKEILKARENGFPGIQGAIAELLSVPSQYETALEVALGGSLQHVVVDNEAAGRKAIQWLKEKRLGRATFLPLDVIRSRRVSRQDETQLLQLKGIVGVASDLVQCEEKYQHISENLLGSVIVTETLEQANQAARKTGYRYRFVTLDGDVVNPGGAMTGGTVQQKSTNLLGRSRQLEELEQALQTTTEEKQTLVLALAKLNQELTDMGQEQEQQRLQGEQYRLQEQEAKGRLSQIDMEAQNYSERKKVLDNEWKAVTEEERFHQERKLTLEEQLRTWAEEEGALKQRISDIETHRSHLQHSKEEYSNVITNLKVRSAELRKQKEAVSTIIQRLKEESQTHRAEWNNGEEYIKNLQDLMEGNLDSEEQLDRVIQQFRTEKEEVGQQLLVLKQERAETMQQIEILEIETKGSRKQIKELEDRLHKEEMKAGRYDVELDNVLAKLQEEYELTYELAKERYELPVDPLATGELVNSLKKQIQGLGSVNLGAIEEYERQSERLQFLTGQSSDLDEAKQTLYKVIGDIEDEMSRRFLETFEQIRGEFQQVFTHLFVGGRADLQLSDPTQILTTGIDIVAQPPGKKLQNLALLSGGEKALTAIALLFAILRVKPVPFCVLDEVEAALDDANVYRFAEYLRQFSGQTQFICVTHRKGTMEGADVLYGVTMQEFGVSKLVSVKLEDKSFISETA
- the ftsY gene encoding signal recognition particle-docking protein FtsY, with translation MNFFKKLKDTISQKTEEVTVKFKDGLTKTRDAVVGKVEDLVRRYKKIDEEFFEELEEILISADVGVNTVMELVDDLRKEVKKQRIEDAGQLKPLISEKLVGLFKENTADYGLHIQEGRLNIIMFVGVNGVGKTTTIGKMAHMFKQQGKKVILAAGDTFRAGAIEQLEVWGQRVGVEVVKHQAGADPAAVVYDGIAAARSRGADILLCDTAGRLQNKVNLMEELNKVYRVIAREIPDAPHETLLVLDATTGQNAMNQAKAFGEATKVSGIVLTKLDGTAKGGIVIAISNELKTPVKYVGLGEKMDDLQPFDPEQFVHALFTGFMDESSVEEETNA
- a CDS encoding putative DNA-binding protein, with amino-acid sequence MLEKTNRVNLLFDFYGPILKDRQRQFLEMYYREDLTLSEIAEVMEVTRQAVYDQVKRTEIVLEQYEDKLQLLSRYQERQSRINRLLDLLDSDPPEWDSENIRTLVKELAELEWSEEA